A region of Oncorhynchus kisutch isolate 150728-3 linkage group LG29, Okis_V2, whole genome shotgun sequence DNA encodes the following proteins:
- the LOC116358297 gene encoding uncharacterized protein LOC116358297, whose protein sequence is MDLSQDSEAFTQILRGITELESSHGSPKQTPALNCQQDLKPRRLNDALWSLNGFCEAYDYETILPYSQDVFTQKQRTETLNGRSTPLGQDNVVPHISKHQRIISAQIHSSASPEQFYLADIHETSFQGLGSPSTGPADVVIQVEQTQQPLVSELLQNSPRQKSRDSSPAYEHNAQTSEDAQTSIPEEAPKTPAKPDDVKDLNDISEVDDLMFCEAANLLESANSVGETADSEIDQERFFKAFTLGLKSRKALLQRRMCILLEHQYNQDVSFWRSELPRMLKNIRAKTSKYRR, encoded by the exons atggatctatcacaag attctgaagcattcacgcagatactccgaggtataactgagctcgaatcatcccatgggtctccgaaacaaacgcctgccctgaattgtcaac aggacctaaagcctagaaggttaaacgatgccctatggagcctgaacggtttctgcgaagcatatgactacgagacaattctgccctactcccaggatgtatttacccaaaagcagcgaacagagactttaaacggcaggtcaactccccttggccaggacaacgttgtcccccatatttctaaacaccaaaggataattagtgctcagatccacagttccgcttcacccgaacaattctacttggccgatattcacgagacgtcgttccaaggactag gctccccatctaccggacctgcagatgttgtaatacaggttgaacaaacacaacagcccttggtttcagagcttcttcagaacagccctcgtcaaaaaagcagag actcctcaccggcttatgaacacaacgcacaaacatcggaggatgcccagacaagcatccccgaggaggctccaaagacaccagcgaaacctgatgatgtcaaagatttaaatgacatttctgaggtagacgatttgatgttctgtgaagctgccaaccttcttgaatcggccaattctgtgggggaaacagcagattctgaaatagaccaagaacgttttttcaaagcgtttaccctgggtttaaaatcacgaaaggctctactccagaggcgcatgtgtattctactcgagcatcaatacaatcaggatgtgtcattctggcgtagcgagctaccccgtatgttaaaaaacattagggctaaaacaagcaaataccgccgttaa